The window TCAACGTCGTTTGAACGCCAAATTGAGATACAAATGTAGATTGAAAATGCTACAAGCACCACCACCATCGGTTAAAAAGTATCAAACACGTTTGCAGATATAAATCGAGAGGGTAGTGATGACGATACAATGAACAAACTTCGTCAAACAAACTAGCAATGAAAGGCGATGATACGACAAACTTACTACGATCTTTATAGCTTTTCACACATGTAGTTATGGTTTTTAACAAAGGGTAGACTAAGCTACGATTTGCAAAACCTAAAATGGTGAAGGTGAGAGTGAGGCATCTAGGATTTTTGATGAATCTTGACCTTCAAACAACCACGAATCTGGCGATGTTGCAAATCTGATTGGACGACGAAAACGAAGTTTAGAGTTTTTAGATCCACATTGTTGTAGGTTCAGATCTACTTTGTTAGATGTGGTATAGGAtttctgtaaaaaaaaaaaaggacgtCTCCGGTGAATAGGGTGGTCTAACAAGTGGTTGTTATCTAGCAACAAtggaagtagagagagagagagattaaatcAACATATATAAGAGCGAGGGGTGAGTTAGTTAGTAGAGGGTAAGggtagttttttttttaacagaaagatatcaaagtaaataaaaatgaaaaaaaatatcaatCACAAATTGTCGGCTAATGTTAAGATCTGTGTCATTGAAGGTGGTTTAGGTGGTTCAATAAGAAAAGGCATATCTAGTGAAAAGGGTGGTCCAACAATAGGTGGTGATCAGGCGTCGGTGATCCAACAacaatgaagagagagagagagagagagagagcgaaagAGAGATGATCAATGTATTTAAGAGTGAGGGATGAGTGGTTGAGTTAGTATGAGGCgagtaaacatatttttttaatagaaaaataCTAAAGTAAACAAATAATGGAAAAAAATACCGAAGGCAAATCGTTCATTTCATGTTTAACATCTAAGAAACTTCTACTTATCCTCATCAACGTTAAAGATTACATCGTCGAGCATATTAAAGAGGTTTGTCATAAGATATCGCCTTTGTACTTTGAGAGAATTTCCTTGAGCATATGTTGAACAAGTGAGGTTCCTAAAGAGTAAATAATTTAGACCAAAAGGACAATAAATCAAAAagataaaggggggggggggggagttgtgGATGGACGTGTTTGAAAGCAAGTTTTTAGGAGCTTCTAACTTTTAAGAAAGAACTTGATTTAAACAAAAACTTTTGTTTAGGAGTACaagatttttgtttttgttgtttaaacaaaaagcaccaaatttaaaagttatttcatttaGCATTTAAGAAAAAACCATTTAAACGTTTTAATCAATTTTTAGAACTGCCTATAATAAGATTAACATAGTATCTTTCTAATTATTATTTCATGTAATTCTATACATTTTAAAAGCTCTCAACTAATTCTATCAAacgatcaaataacaaataaaaactTAGTTTCCAACTAATTTTGCAAATACACTCGATGCCAATTGGTGCTGATCAGGAGGTAACTGCTGATGAAGAGTCATGCTTTTAACAATCTACATCTTCATATGATTTGCTTATATTTTTTAACAatggtgttatatatatatatatatatatatatatatatatatatatatatatatatatatatacacacacacacacacacaagtaaAAATCGGGCTTTGGCCATGCAAAAAACGTGTCACTAAACGTTTTTTTCATTCATTGTGTAAGCAAAGGTCGCATCATTAGAGGTAAGTTATGATGACATTTAATTATAGTGACTATAACCGTTACTATAGGTAAAACCCATCACCATATGGTACCATTTTTTTGTAGTTTTTTCAATCATGTTTTGATAACTATCACCATAAGCTACTTTCCCTCACAAGTTGTTTTGTTTTCATCACTATTTGTAACACTAGGTTTCGAATCACTTCATTATTCAGGGTTGTGGCGCGGTCAttagttatcataaggcttaggccTTATGGAAGAAAGGATTTGGACCTTTTTGGAAGTGGGTGTTATAGTCTTAGTGATCCGAGTGTTCGATGgtgttttggagcccaagggtgTAATCGTAGTTTGATAACTTGGTTCTTTATGAATTTTAGGTTTTTGGTTCATAAAGTTTTAAGGCTAATGTGAGTTGTTAGAAGTGTAGgacttctcgtcacctttccgtggatataaagttcgtcagaAGCGAAGTTGAAACGAAGATGTTATGATCTTTCGAAGTATTGTCAAAAGTGGTCCTTAGTGGAAAAGACCGGCAAGAatggtcccatgcatgcattTTATGAACGCACGTGTTTGGGTGGGTACGTCTGACGTAAGCTggggtacgcccatcgtaattGGCAAAGTGTCAAaccttaattttagggtttggacactatttaaacatccttgTGAGCGCATGACTCTCACATTTATCAGCTTTCACTGACCTTAGAGCCTCATTTCGAACCCTAATCCATtggtggtgtgttcttgagcttaTAAATGATTTTGAAAGGTTTTTGGTGTTATTTCAGTAACATCCCGTCtgttaaataaataaacagataaaattaataaatgaatagtagcCCTTAATGCGggataatttaggaaatagttggttttgggggttaaaagtcATACTTGAGAGtttgggggttaaagtgtaagttCCGGATCGGTTTTGCAAATATTTATGAAGGCATGGACCGCTTggtaaattattgggacttaatttgaagagattttggaggctaaggggaTGAATGGTAATCTATGGATTTCAGTTGAAAATAAATTATAGATGGGGGGTTGTTTGGTAACTGTTGGACTTATTATGAAAAGAATCATGGGAGCAGGGGTTTAAAGGGTAAATATTGGAGCGAATTCGAAATTATTTCATAAAGGAGGGACCATTGTTGTCATTATGGGATAAAGTTTCATGGGGCTTGGGATATAAAACCCGCCAGCCCGGTAATCCTAACCCTAACCCAAGAATGCAACCGCCATCGTCGGGAAGTCCTCCAGCTGCCACCTTGTCGTAACTGACCACCGCTTAACCAGCGGCCGTCTAGCCGTCGGACGCCACCTCAGCGTTACTGCCGGACGTCATGGGTTGCCGAATGAGCCGATGAGATCAATCATTGAAGCTGTGAACGACGTCTATTGCCACCGCTCCTCCGTCATCTTCTTCCTCTGCCCTTTGTCGTCATCTACAGGCGAACCACGCCCGTCACCAGTGCTACTCCAACCACCCATCGCCACCTTCTGTCCAACAGACGCCGTGGTGGAACCGCCGCCGTTCTCGGTTGAAAGCGGACAACTTTTCATCCACAGACGCAATGTCCGTCGCTGTCCTACTCTAAGTCCGACGTGCTACTATTATTTGCAGTCTTAGCTTCTCCTTTCCCATTGTTTCGGTGTTACACCACAACCATAACCGTCATTAACCGTCACTGTCATCACAAACTGCCGCTGCTGCCCACTATCTCGCGTCATCGCCTCTGCCGTACGCCACCAGGTGGGGTGCTGGGTCCATTTTGCAAACTGaaacatgtatgtgtgtgtttattaCAGTGAAGTGTTGTGTGGTGTTGCATGGTCGAACATCTAAAGAgagccaccaccaccatcgtgaggtggtggctagcaCCTCCGACCACCACAAGGGTggcttggtggtggtggtggtggtgggggggggggggggagtgttATATTAAGAGTATATTTCTTTTGATGATGTGTTATACATATATTATTTGAACGGAAAACCCGaagaaaacccaccaccaccatcgtgaAGTGGTGCATGCCGCCttctgccgccaccagccgccgtgttGGGTAGCGGTGTGCATTTGTATGATTAGATTGCTATTTTGGATGTTTGATCGTGTTTTGGTTTAGagtcataaccaccaccgtgagccgccgttgaccaccattacccgaggtggtagtgggtgtgattcagacatactctcgggtaagtctggactcaaactgagagttttgtgaaaattttcataaaataaatgttttattatcAGGGCTTTTAATCGAAGAAAGAGATGTGATgcattaaataacaaaaataatattattttttttttcggattttttcttttatttttcaatttataatttttatttttatttattttgatatcaaTATGAATGACTAGGATCACAACTTAATGTCtcaagaaattaaaaataaaccaatacctataaatataatataataaattttTTTGAACAATAGCACATAGAcgataggttttttttttttttttttttttttttttttttttttttttgtattttaccctataataattataaaagaaAAATTACCATTATTTCATTATTCGGTTCCAATCCCAATCGTCAAACAAATGAATCAATGAATATCGCTTTCACTAAAGAGGCACATGGATTGCGATCCGCATTCTCTACTAATATACAATCTGAGCCGTCCTTTACTTACCGTACAATCTAACGGTGTAGGATCTTTCGCGCTAACTAGTCTCCCCCAAAGTTTCAAATCCACCGCAACCTCCGTCACTGTAAACCCTAATAAATACAAGCATCTTCTACCTCATTTTCCACAACACTCGATCGAATCCACTTACACAAAACAAAAGCTCAGTTTACGTTTTGAATTCTCTAAACATGGCGAGAACAAAGCAAACTGCTCGCAAATCAACAGGAGGAAAAGCACCAAGAAAGCAATTGGCAACTAAGGCCGCCCGAAAATCCGCTCCGGCGACCGGAGGTGTGAAGAAGCCACACAGATTCAGGCCAGGAACTGTTGCCCTAAGAGAAATCCGTAAATACCAGAAGAGTACAGAGCTGTTGATCCGCAAGCTTCCGTTTCAGAGACTTGTTAGAGAAATAGCTCAAGATTTCAAGACAGATTTGAGGTTCCAGAGCAGTGCTGTTGCTGCACTTCAAGAGGCGTCGGAGGCTTATTTGGTGGGTTTGTTTGAAGATACTAATTTGTGTGCGATTCATGCTAAGAGGGTTACAATTATGCCTAAAGATATGCAATTGGCTAGGAGGATTAGAGGTGAAAGGGCTTAGATTTGTGATAATGTCTATTGATTGAAAATCAGTCTGGGACTTTTTTGATTGTAGAAAGTAATCAGGGCTTTAAATTCATATGTTATTTTGATATGTCCGAACTTCATTCAATGTGAAATATGGATGTCTTTGTTCAAAGTTTCAAATGATTGCACATATCATTCAATCGTGTTTGTTCGGCTGAAGAAATCAAATAGTATCCTTCTTTAAGCACCAATTTCGTCAACTCTCATGCCATGTTGAATTTGTAATGAAAAAGTTGATTACTTTCATGCATATGGGTATGCCATGGGAAATTATCGGCATTTTTCTTATTACGTGCATGCTAATTACATATAGATTATTACTACTGTaacgaaaaaaaattaaaaaaattacattCCAATGTCTTAATTCTTAAAAAGTCATGTTTTTGTGTATTGTGAATAATCTCAAACATCTGTTACATTATGCTCATTACTTGTCATCTCTATCCTCGACATGCTCAAAGCTCTCTCAAACATTGGGTTTTCAAATTTCTTTACTAAGAACCTTCAAAGCCAATTGAGCATCTCGCTTGATGAAGCCGTTTTTGTCGAAAGTGGTTTGAGATTGCAATTACAAATAAAGCAGAGAGAAGTAGGAGATGTGCAGTTAAATTAAAGCAAACACAACATTTCTATTTATACCGGAAAAACTATGGTTaatatgaccaaaataccctcaaatcTAGCATTAGAAGGGTAAGTTTGtaattaaaataaactataattgtCATAAAGGCTTATAGCCCATATATTAAAAGTGGACATAGTTAGTACTTAGTAGGGAAAATCCAAAGGCTCTAGGAGCGTTTTTGTCCATCGGGTCAAATGAGGAGGATCGAGAGGGAGTTTCTTGCACTAGAAAAAGGAACCATGTCTTTTGCAAAATACAATTCCTTGTTCTCTGAGAAGCTATAATTCGGGAAGAATTACAGTCCCCCCCGAGGCAAAGTAGGTGGAGAACTATGCAGAGGGGTTACTGGTGACAGAGTATCAGGCAAATGTGAGACAACGCAACACTTTGGCAGCTTTCATGGACGAGACTATTCGGATTGAGGGGGATCTGGCTACACCGGGATGTACTGTTGTCACAAGTGGAGAAAATAGGGAGTGGGAGGGTTAGTCTGACTCCCCCAAGAAGAAGATCTTTTTTGGGAAGAAAGGTGACAAGTCGAGTTTCTATAGGAAGTTTAAGTCTTCACATAAGGGTCCTCGCAGCAGCAGCACTATCAGCTGCAGACAATGTGGCAAATTAGGCCACAAGATATCAGAGTGTACCAATACCAAGCCTCTTTGCTATAATTGCAAGAAGATGGGACACATGAGCCTTAATCCGAAAGTCGTTATGGGTAGTTTAGATCAAGAGACGGAGAAAGGCAAAGCTCCAACACGTGCATTTCAAATAATAGTCGAGGAGAGAAGACGGGATGAAGAGGTACTCTCATAGCCTTTTTCATCTAATTGTTTTTTTTTGCTATGCGTAGTTATGTTTGATGCTAGCGGAGGGTAGATCATTGTATTTTCTGCTTTTTTGTGTTAGTTCAAAGTTTTTCTGAATTTATGTTAGACATTGTGATAGCGGTAGGGGATATTGTTTTCATGTTTGGGGAAATGTAGGATGAGTGTTCTAATGTGATGGTTGGACATGTTTTTTCCCTTTCACTTGGACTCCGATTTGGATCAAGTCGTGCGATGTCGTCATTGATATGTTTTGGTTATCTGCTAGTTAGATAAGATTCTCTACGCTAAAAGCGTGTGCAAGTTTCACGTTTCGTGTGAGGGTACGTCTATTTTGTTAGATGAGAACTCTAGGATTCGTTTCCATCATTTATGCTTTATGGCGAGAAAGTGTTTAGCGAGGATGTGTGAGGTTCCTTTGGCTCATGTGATGGAGAGCTCAAGGTAATCAGTGGCTGCCTTTTGTAGAGGTGGTCAAGGAGTTTCAGCTATAGACTGTCGAAGAGTGATACTGAAAAGCACTAATTGGACGAGATATACTTGTTTTGACACTAGAGGCAGGTTAAGAGCCGGATGTCTCGCTGATGGACAAGTTGTGACTCGGCTAGTTGATGCACGATATGGGAGAACTGGTAGATGTCTTCGACAGAGAAAATCAAGAAGCGGTGAATAAAACGATTCAAGCTCATCAAAGTCCAATAGAAGGATGGGTACGGGTCAGAAGTGACTTGGGTGGTCAAAAAAGAAATGAAGGTTTGTTTCCCTAAGTCGTTAGAATCGATATCTGATTCCAAGGACAAAATCATTTTAAGAAGGGGAGAAATGTAACAACACGCAACTCCTTTCGTTAACGATGTTAGCTTTTCTGTTAGTCAATATTTTGTTTCGTAAAGTTATTTCGATTCTAGGTTATGAAttgaaataaatttaaaaaatatcaaTTAATATCTAAACAAAGTAGTCAATGATTAAGAGGGATATAATCCAATTAAACCGATTTATGGAATTATTAGGGTGATTATAAAGCATTAATTTGTGTAAATGGTGTTGAGGGGCTAGAATGTCAGAAAAAGAAACTTTAATTGATAGGttaattagggttagggttgaaGGAATGCAAGATGAGATTTGAGGGACCAATAAGTAAAAATGGTATAACCCCCCAAAGAGAAGGATCGATCCTTCTCCTTGCACACGTTCCCTATTCACGTGCATTAGAAAAAAAAGTGGAGGATCGTTCCCCCTTGTTGTGTCGGCAGGAGGCAAGgacgaaagaaaaaaaaaactaactaagCTAGGGGTAAGGAGGGCAGCGAACCGAGAAGAGGAGAGGGAAAGAAGGGCTGTGTTCTTGTCAATCCTAGAGGGATTGGAGGCTGTGAAAATTAGCCTAATTGGTGGTAAAATTCTCTACTTCACTCTCTTTTAATGTTTTCATCTCAATCTCTTGAGAATTGCTGGAATTAGTGAATCAATTTTGATGTTTATGATCATATCTTTTGCCTCCTTacaatcttcaagtgttcatatGATTGAATACTAGTTTTAGTGAGAGCAATTTGATGTTTCATTGTTTTCAATTTCAAGTATGAACTATTCCAAGAATGTGACGCTTCCTGTTCTTGAAAAGCTCCAAGTTTTTCAGAACATTGTATTCTTTAGTGATTGATAAAACTTATGTTATTTCTACCTTGATTCAAGAGGGTAATTTTTTAGTAAAAGATCATGTTTTGAACCATCCAAAAGGTCTTCAAAATAGTCTCTAAAGGTCTTAATATGAGGCTTAATGGTGGAGGAAACTCAAGCACTAATGGTGTTTTTTCTTTTAACAATGAACTTTGTTTTTCCCATAaaaaacaatgtactttgaatcatGGCTTGAGGTTGAAATTGTTATTTTAACTTCTTGACATTTTGCTACTGTTAAAAAACTCAATTCCCATCTTTTTAGTTGATTTTGGTTATGGCTTAAAGGGTTAAGTTGTCAATTAACCCTTAAAATGCAATGTTGGGAAATTCTGCAAAATTACCAATATGTCCTTGTTTTGGAAAAAATATAGAAAATCATTCGAAGTCGGATTGGGAATCCGTAAACTCTTTAAGTTTGAGTTTTGAGTCTAGTTTGTCCATGATTTTTCCTAAGACCTGATATTGTCCCTAACCAAGGTGAAAATCATATTTTTCACTGACCGGTCAGAAATTAGTTGCACGGACATGTTGTCTTGTAAAATTCATACAAAATcctagaaaaatcgtatggacttATGCGAGCACTTTCTGAAATACTAAAAGTCTGATCTACTGGAATGTCACaccggaaacgttcgggggtggaggacgtcatgtataatatcacaacaattgcatcatagtgaTCAAAGTAAACACATCCATTACTAAAacttgtattaactagtttacgtgtaatgtagtgttctcttgtactttAATCAGTATGTATGTCTTGTAGAgcaaaaataattatacttaaataattatttttatattgtACTCTTGTAATCGGAAAGTAGTGTTGTATATCATAAACTATATTTACTTTAGTTTATATGCTATTATGGTGTAAGGTTCTTTTATTTGTAAAACCATGTAttgaatcccaaactatacctattataattttgTATGTATAACATGTAGTGTATTGAAAACCTTACGATCATCGTCGTATATTGAAAACCACCCTCATGCTCATCATGTTACATAAGGgacaaaatatataaatattttataaaacatggaGATCTTTCGGTTATATCAATTGTATAAGTTTTGAACCTATTTAAATTCCTTTGTATAAGTTCACAAAAttcatttgtgtttggcttgtatcccccctgaaaacattaaaaatagtaaaagcataggggtatgaactcactgtcgGTTGCGTGAAAGCTCGGGTAGCAAACCTGTGAGTGAAGACCCTCGAGTTGCTGTATGTGgcacttaacggaatcctaataacaattaaatacatatatgtatctaaattagcgatttcgttagataaagtgttagaaaaacacttgctttcggttaaggaatgttatcgGGACTTGATTGAATCGAGGAAAGCGGGTTTTCAGTCTAATGCACCACTTAGGAAGTGTTTACAGCCGTgaatggggtttacggccataaagggagtttacggccgtgaactgccTCTCGAAGGGTTTACGCCCCTTGAAGGTTTGAAGTGTGTACGGCCGTGAACTGGTTTGCAGTCAATGAAGTTTTGTAGATTGGaagggtgtacgaccgtacactcaagaacaagggtGTTGGATTCGATGAAAAACGTGTTCTAGGTGCTCCAAATCAACCCCCAATGACGATTCTCTATGAGTTTTTTTAAGaataagggtgtttttggtgtttacggtcaagagtttagagagagaaggagagagttTTCGACCAAAAAAGTGTAAATGAGGGCCAGGGGCTCGTATTTATAGGAGGTTTGCATGGTCGGTGGTAGGGGCCACCTGGCACTAGCCGTGAACCTCACTTATGCCGAAAACTATTGATTTTTCAACGGAGACTCAAGTTTTTCGCGCGATCTTGGTTctgactcatatatatatatatatatatatatatatatatatatatatatatatatatatatatatatatatataactagttgATTTTCTAAACCAAAGAAGTTTGACAGAAACtcaataaaatttaatttttattaacggaaataaGTTAATAGCAGCAGAAAAAGGTTCTGGTTGCCACATGGAATAGGATAAATTATTGCAACTTATTCAGGTCTAAGTGGGGGCTAAAGTGGCCTTGAACAAGCTGTTGTTTTAGGTTAAAATCTAGGAAtttgatctaaaattaatttgCATGTTTAGGTAGTAGATTGCTATTATTTGTTCATGTAAGTTTATAGTAATTCATTTATTTGTGCTTTACTAGGGGAAGGTTTGATACCTTAGTTCATGCAAGAGTTGAAGTGTAGAGAGAACGCGTTTTTGACAAAGGTGAATCATTTATTGTGGTTAATTAGCACTTGTTTAAGGGGTAGCATGCTTGTACATTTGTTTGGTTGATGTGATGAATGTTTGATGATATGTCTTGCTTTATATGGGATGTATTCAAGTATGATCTAGTGGTGAGTGTGTGCATGTtggtttgaaaaaaaattattttggtaTGGATTAAATAGTGCTAATTTGTGAGTTGTAGTTGTAATATGCCTTAGATAACACACTATAATCTACAAGCATGATTACAAGATAATGGTGAGGTGTGTGTTACCCATGTGAGTgaagtaattaattataaattaattaataatattaggAACACAATGCGAATGATAAAAGGGTAGAAACCTAACTTTAGGTGAGTGCCTTTTTAGGATATCGCGGTGGAAGGATATCGAAGAGAAAGAGCTTAAGCCAAGACAATGTCGAATGGTTTTCTAGACAACCATCGAGGCATGGTTCGAGTGCACTAAGGTGCACAAGACTGGAGTGATGTCTGTGATCTTGGATGCCATGTGCAAACATCACGTTTGGGTGTAGAGATGCTTGTGGAGGTGTTGATACCACCCTCGAACGACAACGCATTGGTTATGTTCTTGCAAAGTCAGAGTAGTGAAGACGGAGAACCGATGACAATGTTACTGGTGTGAGTCGCGCCCCATTTGGTGCAATGGGTCGCCGGGTCACGTTAGTAGCAAACGAGGTCTTACTTCGGGGGGAAGTTAGCGATGGGTTGACCTATCTAGCGAGGGGCGTTAATAGTAATTATAACgatgaaaataataaataattactgCGATGAAAGAATATCCATGTTAATAACTTAATATATACATTATATATCAATATTTATAAGAGCATCTCCAACCCACTCTCATTCTCCATATTTTACCCCTATTTCTTCCCCTATTCTTCTCCAACCCTCCTCCATTTATTCCCCATTTTGGGAGATACAAATAGTATTACACCAAATAtggtgttatactattcatttctCCCAAAATGGGGATGAACTTTGCGTTGTCGATTTTAGTCCCTctgttatatatttatacatttttagttcatttttaccactaaatataatttaaatataatatttaatacttataatattttgttatatattaaattatattaattaattataaatataaagtttgatttttgttcatcaaattcatataaaaatttaaatacatattgaCATTTTAAAAAAAGATAACGTATTTTTacaaaaatttataattaaaatatatattacaaacatgaTAACATATGTTATTAAACATGTAGTTAATCTATATATTACagtaataatctaataaaaaccaacaagtgacaatactattatttatttatttaatatttatttaaaagtatGTATGTGTAATAtttttatgaatgcatgtataatatttatttataagtttATTATGAATTTAATCttttgtatttaatattaatgtaatgaaaaaaatacagatcatatatttgttaaaactaaattaGTAGAGGGGTGTGTTTGACAATCTATGTAAGTTGGAATAATAGAATATACTAGGAATATACTTTTTTGGGGTAAAAATAGGGTAAAAAATGGAGTAGagttggagatgaaacactagTTGCCCAATTTTTTACTCCATTTTGGGGGAAAAAATGGAGATGAGTTGGAGATGGTCTAAGCGATGGAAGATGAGAACCACTAAAAAGTAATTACACCGatgataaaaaataaataattactgCGATGAAAGAATAtccaaattaatatataattaatatattaataattctaTCCATTTTTGATGTTTGTTTGGCATGGATTGTTTTTGTGTTTGAATATGATGTATGATGTATGTTGCCTTCTTATCTATGTGCTTGAGGCAACTCATTGTGCCGATGCTAACACTTGTTCTTGGTTGTTGTTATGGCTACATTGGTACAAGCAGAGTGATATTCGATGGCTTGGTGAGGATGAGAATCTTGGGATAGTTATTATTTGATGTTTTTTAAATGATACCATTTTGAGACTCATGTGATGTTTTCATTTTTCACATGGTTTGGAGTGTTATGGTTTGAAATTACAATACTTGATTTTTAAAGGACATGTTTTGAAAATAAATGTAATATTGGTGATGTTTTCTGTAAACTTTAAATAAGACTTCCGCTAACGTTTTTTTTGATAtaaaaatggttaaaaataaaaaaaattaggtgAAAAATCAAGGTGTTACAATATTCAACAAGACTCTATATGTATTAATTGCATTAGGAAAACAATTGACTTTTTCATATATTTTAAAACATCGGTGGGTTTAGTAGTTTCACTCGATAATAACTCATTTCACTCGGTGGGTTAGTAGTTTTGTTGATGTCAATATCTTATCGTGTACCATACTTAAGTGCGACTCCAAGACGGCTACAACACAACTTAAGATCTTTGTCATCAAATTCCTTAATTTTTTTAGAaagcaaaaaacaaaaaaaaatcatatttattgtATTGTTCAAATCTTGTTTTAAGAGAAGTTATCCTTGAAATTGAAACAATCAAACACACAAGCCATAACAGAAGTCAGTCGATTTTGAACTTGAAACACGGCAGGTGAGCATCGGATTTCTCATATTATCGATTCTGATTTCTAAAATTGAAACAATCAGTTAATCAATAATATGAAATTGAAGGCAAAAAACAAT of the Lactuca sativa cultivar Salinas chromosome 6, Lsat_Salinas_v11, whole genome shotgun sequence genome contains:
- the LOC111890602 gene encoding histone H3.2, which encodes MARTKQTARKSTGGKAPRKQLATKAARKSAPATGGVKKPHRFRPGTVALREIRKYQKSTELLIRKLPFQRLVREIAQDFKTDLRFQSSAVAALQEASEAYLVGLFEDTNLCAIHAKRVTIMPKDMQLARRIRGERA